A genome region from Gossypium hirsutum isolate 1008001.06 chromosome A04, Gossypium_hirsutum_v2.1, whole genome shotgun sequence includes the following:
- the LOC107948920 gene encoding zinc finger protein 10 — protein MNQARYWMWTNRKPGLSSNNLQPSTKASYDDSWEEQAFAEDTAGSLGGCIWPPRSYSCSFCGREFTSAQALGGHMNVHRRDRARLKQSPTSHDEILHHDPQNSPNHIQKPFLPVSFQYQPDEVCNFVYNPNPNSNHGTPPSPPSNSKDNCPEPTLVPALSSETAQGHSMKSPKTSTKSWSNFVEDRYYHFSDLWNEGEKCPSILESGCSVKADYVQTDLSVCLNLIVRRGRTPPTTSGSKEEIGCKRKRTDHTPFLPFLLKPISIETHHLQAAEVSELSPSSDDDIDLELRLGPR, from the coding sequence ATGAATCAAGCACGGTACTGGATGTGGACAAATAGGAAGCCTGGTTTGAGTTCCAATAATCTTCAACCCTCAACAAAGGCTTCATATGATGATTCATGGGAAGAGCAAGCTTTTGCAGAAGATACTGCTGGGTCTCTTGGAGGTTGTATATGGCCTCCAAGGTCTTATTCTTGCAGCTTTTGTGGCAGGGAATTCACATCAGCTCAAGCTCTAGGAGGTCACATGAATGTCCACAGGAGGGATAGAGCTCGGCTAAAGCAATCCCCGACTTCCCATGATGAAATCCTTCATCATGATCCTCAAAATAGTCCCAATCACATTCAAAAACCCTTTTTACCTGTGAGTTTCCAATACCAACCTGATGAAGTTTGTAACTTCGTTtataaccctaaccctaattccAATCATGGGACTCCTCCATCACCTCCCTCAAATTCTAAAGACAACTGTCCTGAACCAACTTTAGTCCCTGCTTTATCTTCAGAAACCGCTCAAGGCCATTCCATGAAGTCCCCTAAAACATCCACAAAATCATGGTCAAACTTTGTTGAAGACAGATACTACCATTTCTCTGATCTATGGAATGAAGGAGAGAAGTGTCCAAGTATCCTAGAATCCGGATGTAGTGTTAAAGCAGATTATGTCCAAACCGATTTATCTGTGTGCTTGAATCTGATTGTTCGACGAGGACGAACACCCCCTACTACTTCCGGTAGTAAAGAAGAGATCGGTTGCAAGAGAAAGAGAACTGATCATACACCGTTTTTACCGTTCTTACTGAAGCCGATTTCGATTGAAACACACCATCTCCAAGCAGCTGAGGTGTCTGAGCTTAGCCCTAGCTCAGATGATGATATAGACCTTGAGCTAAGGCTCGGCCCAAGGTAA